A single window of Psychromonas ingrahamii 37 DNA harbors:
- a CDS encoding BatD family protein, giving the protein MRIKSSIFIALFVGFFYSQLLSATPQVLTSVSNNQVSLGDIFVLNIEIDDSDSDYQLDTRSLEKEFTVFRPSKSQRSQYINGNFTQQTQWQIRLQAKITGNLSIPVLKIGPLKTREIQISVTPASKQATKIADNQVFMENSINKASLYIGQPLIFTTRLYISQATENMNLIGPELKDAEIEVYGQDQNGEAVRNGIRYKTITRQFQITTSKAGDFMINSPLLSGDLRKVVNLSNRQNQVISVPINVRGDGLQLQVKDKPTDYQGEWLVSEDVRLLDNTPLTQPDYHLGDPITRTITLQIASINKDKLPTISFNYPKGLRFYPDQDEIKEGQSNGLLYSQRTMRHAIIPDQAGELTLPEIKIPWWNSLTDKQEYAVLPAQTLTILGVDKQATRSEKAQENINKPAATTVKIDNGHLIYWQIITALLLLGLITLLLYHLSYRRRHVQQKVHSMPVANQAYLNLQDALQQNNAPLVYQKLLIFLHGKKVNLKSLSQLTEFILLSKEDEKKFLKEIKILEQACSSELKHWDATKLSSLIKKHLKQTTALQGKSIMDLNP; this is encoded by the coding sequence ATGCGCATTAAATCATCAATTTTTATCGCCCTGTTTGTAGGATTTTTTTATAGTCAGCTGTTATCAGCCACGCCGCAAGTACTTACCTCAGTGAGTAATAATCAGGTTTCATTAGGTGATATTTTTGTTTTAAACATCGAGATTGATGATAGTGATTCCGATTACCAACTAGATACAAGGTCACTTGAAAAAGAGTTCACTGTTTTTCGACCTTCAAAAAGTCAGCGCAGCCAATATATTAACGGCAATTTCACCCAACAAACCCAGTGGCAAATCAGGCTACAAGCAAAAATCACTGGAAATCTGAGTATTCCAGTATTAAAAATTGGCCCGCTAAAAACACGGGAAATCCAAATATCTGTTACTCCAGCCTCAAAGCAGGCGACTAAAATAGCCGATAACCAAGTTTTTATGGAAAACAGTATTAACAAAGCCAGCCTTTATATAGGGCAACCGTTGATCTTCACCACGCGACTCTATATTTCGCAAGCGACTGAAAATATGAATCTTATCGGCCCGGAACTAAAGGATGCGGAGATTGAGGTTTATGGCCAAGATCAAAATGGGGAGGCCGTTCGCAACGGTATTCGTTATAAGACGATTACACGACAGTTCCAAATAACCACCAGTAAAGCCGGTGATTTTATGATCAATTCTCCATTGTTAAGCGGAGATTTAAGAAAAGTAGTTAATCTCAGTAATCGGCAAAACCAGGTCATTTCTGTCCCCATTAATGTTCGCGGTGACGGTCTCCAGCTACAAGTAAAAGATAAACCTACCGATTATCAGGGCGAATGGCTAGTCAGTGAAGATGTACGTTTGCTTGACAACACCCCATTAACACAACCAGATTATCATCTGGGCGACCCCATCACTCGCACTATTACACTGCAAATTGCTTCCATTAATAAAGATAAATTACCAACTATCTCTTTCAATTATCCGAAGGGGTTACGCTTTTACCCGGATCAAGATGAAATAAAAGAGGGACAGTCAAATGGACTATTATATTCACAAAGAACCATGCGCCACGCAATAATACCAGACCAAGCGGGAGAGTTAACCTTGCCGGAAATAAAAATCCCCTGGTGGAATAGTCTTACGGACAAACAGGAATATGCGGTTTTGCCGGCACAAACCCTGACTATTCTAGGTGTCGATAAACAAGCGACCCGTTCCGAAAAAGCGCAGGAAAACATCAATAAACCTGCTGCTACAACCGTTAAAATTGATAATGGCCACTTAATCTACTGGCAGATAATAACAGCTCTGTTGCTATTAGGATTAATAACATTACTCCTTTACCACCTCTCTTATCGTCGCCGGCATGTACAACAGAAAGTGCACTCAATGCCAGTTGCTAATCAGGCATATTTAAATCTGCAGGATGCGCTGCAGCAAAATAATGCACCACTGGTTTATCAAAAATTGCTCATTTTTTTACACGGAAAAAAGGTCAATCTGAAAAGTCTTTCACAATTAACCGAATTTATCCTTTTATCTAAAGAAGATGAAAAAAAGTTTTTGAAGGAAATTAAAATATTAGAGCAAGCATGTAGCAGCGAACTAAAGCATTGGGATGCGACAAAGCTCAGCAGCTTAATAAAAAAACATTTAAAGCAAACGACGGCGCTTCAAGGTAAGAGTATTATGGATTTAAATCCCTAA